The proteins below come from a single Kosakonia sp. SMBL-WEM22 genomic window:
- a CDS encoding ABC transporter substrate-binding protein has protein sequence MHKLMRALTYGITLAISANAAAQEKIDFMFPAPVDGKLTMEMTRIIKAFNDSQKEVEVRGIFTGNYDTTKMKAESAQKAGQPPALVIMSANFTTDLALKDEILPMDELFKYGDKKAGDFLQSAFWPAMHKNAQVMGVTYTIPFHNSTPILYYNKTLFAQAGITQPPQDWKTLLEDAKKLTDQSKGQWGIMLPSTNDDYGGWIFSSLVRANGGNYFNENFPGEVYYNAPTTIGALRFWQDLIYKEKVMPSGVLNSKQISAAFFSGKVGMTMLSTGALGFMRENSKGFELGVAMMPAQLQRAVPIGGASLVSFKGISDAQKKAAYQFMTYLISPEVNGAWSRFTGYFSPLKATYDTPEMKAYLKQDPRAAIALEQLQYAHPWYSTYETVAVRKAMENQLAAVVNDEKVTPEAAAAAAQKEADTLMKPYVDKTALQAVK, from the coding sequence ATGCATAAGCTAATGCGAGCGCTTACTTACGGCATAACCCTTGCGATAAGCGCCAATGCGGCGGCGCAGGAGAAGATCGACTTTATGTTTCCGGCACCGGTCGACGGCAAGCTGACGATGGAGATGACGCGCATCATTAAAGCCTTTAACGACTCGCAAAAAGAGGTCGAGGTGCGCGGCATTTTTACCGGCAACTACGACACCACCAAAATGAAAGCCGAGTCCGCGCAAAAGGCAGGCCAACCGCCTGCGCTGGTGATTATGTCTGCCAACTTCACCACCGATCTGGCGCTGAAAGATGAGATCCTGCCGATGGATGAGCTGTTCAAATATGGCGATAAAAAGGCGGGCGATTTCCTGCAAAGCGCCTTCTGGCCTGCGATGCATAAGAATGCGCAGGTGATGGGCGTGACCTATACCATTCCATTCCATAACTCGACGCCGATCCTCTACTACAACAAAACGCTGTTTGCGCAGGCGGGCATCACTCAGCCGCCGCAAGACTGGAAAACGCTGCTGGAGGATGCGAAAAAGCTGACAGATCAGAGCAAAGGCCAGTGGGGCATTATGCTCCCCTCCACCAATGATGATTACGGCGGCTGGATCTTCTCCTCGCTGGTACGCGCCAATGGCGGCAACTACTTCAACGAGAACTTCCCCGGCGAAGTCTATTACAACGCGCCGACCACCATTGGCGCGCTGCGCTTCTGGCAGGATCTGATCTACAAAGAGAAAGTGATGCCCTCCGGCGTGCTGAACTCAAAGCAGATCAGCGCCGCCTTCTTCTCCGGCAAGGTCGGGATGACGATGTTGAGCACCGGCGCACTCGGTTTTATGCGCGAGAACAGCAAAGGGTTTGAGCTGGGCGTAGCGATGATGCCTGCCCAGCTGCAGCGCGCGGTGCCGATTGGCGGTGCCAGCCTGGTGAGCTTTAAAGGCATTTCAGACGCGCAGAAAAAAGCGGCTTATCAATTTATGACCTACCTTATCAGCCCGGAGGTCAACGGCGCATGGAGCCGCTTTACCGGCTACTTCTCGCCGCTGAAAGCGACCTACGATACGCCGGAGATGAAGGCCTATCTCAAGCAGGACCCGCGCGCGGCGATTGCGCTGGAGCAGCTACAGTATGCGCACCCGTGGTACTCCACTTATGAAACCGTCGCCGTACGCAAGGCAATGGAGAACCAACTCGCCGCGGTGGTAAACGATGAGAAAGTGACGCCGGAAGCCGCGGCCGCCGCCGCACAAAAAGAGGCGGATACGCTGATGAAGCCCTACGTCGATAAAACGGCGCTGCAGGCGGTGAAATAG
- a CDS encoding ABC transporter ATP-binding protein — MLRLNQVSKRFEGNAALRAVSLEIADGEFVVLVGPSGCGKSTLLRLIAGLESVSSGEIWLDNQQITSLSPRDRNFAMIFQNYALFPHLSVRDNITFGMKVRNEERSSWQPRLERVAQMLELDTLLERKPAKLSGGQRQRVAMARAIVRNPKLFLMDEPLSNLDARLRSDVRDSIMAMHQQLQISTIYVTHDQTEAMSMADRIVVMNGGHVQQVGRPEDLYAHPANLFVAGFIGSPAMNLLRLPCAGGDVLLGEQRLPLPAHAQHHAEVWLGIRPEHIIDTPEAGQLTLPATVTQRELMGADYQLHVTTPIGNLRYIRRHRGDVPNKGETLSVGFAPFDCHLFAADTQRNLHQERDHA; from the coding sequence ATGTTAAGACTCAATCAGGTAAGTAAACGTTTTGAGGGCAATGCGGCGCTGCGCGCGGTGTCGCTGGAGATTGCCGACGGTGAATTTGTCGTGCTGGTCGGGCCGTCCGGCTGCGGCAAGAGCACGCTGCTGCGGCTGATCGCCGGATTGGAGAGCGTCAGCAGCGGGGAGATCTGGCTCGATAATCAGCAGATCACTTCTCTTTCGCCGCGCGATCGCAACTTTGCGATGATTTTCCAGAACTACGCCCTCTTCCCGCATCTTTCTGTGCGCGACAACATCACCTTCGGCATGAAGGTGCGCAACGAAGAGCGATCAAGCTGGCAGCCGCGGCTGGAGCGGGTGGCGCAAATGCTGGAACTCGATACGCTGCTGGAGAGAAAACCGGCGAAGCTCTCCGGCGGCCAGCGCCAGCGCGTGGCGATGGCGCGCGCCATCGTGCGCAACCCGAAGCTCTTTTTGATGGATGAACCGCTCTCCAACCTCGATGCCCGCCTGCGCAGCGACGTGCGCGACAGCATCATGGCGATGCACCAGCAGTTACAGATAAGCACCATCTACGTCACCCACGATCAGACCGAAGCAATGTCGATGGCCGACCGCATCGTGGTGATGAATGGCGGGCATGTGCAACAGGTGGGCCGCCCGGAAGATCTCTATGCCCACCCGGCAAACCTCTTTGTCGCTGGCTTTATCGGCTCACCGGCGATGAACCTGCTACGGCTGCCCTGTGCCGGGGGTGACGTGCTGCTGGGCGAGCAGCGCCTGCCGCTGCCGGCTCACGCCCAACATCATGCAGAGGTGTGGCTCGGCATTCGCCCGGAACACATCATCGATACGCCAGAAGCAGGCCAACTAACACTGCCTGCCACCGTTACCCAGCGCGAACTGATGGGCGCAGATTACCAGCTGCATGTCACCACGCCGATTGGCAACCTGCGCTATATCCGCCGCCACCGGGGCGATGTTCCTAACAAAGGGGAGACGCTCAGCGTCGGTTTTGCACCGTTTGATTGCCACCTTTTTGCTGCCGATACGCAGCGTAATTTACACCAGGAGAGAGACCATGCATAA
- a CDS encoding phosphodiesterase, producing MFLAQISDTHFRSQHQKLYGFIDVNAGNADVVCQLNALRERPDAVVISGDIVNCGQPAEYRVARQVLGSLDYPLFVIPGNHDDKAHFLEYMHPLCPQLGSDAHNMRYAIDEFATRLLFIDTSLAGESKGWLTPETLNWLEAQLTQSRDRPTALFMHHPPLPLGNAQMDRIACENGHLLLNLIERFPALTRIFCGHNHSLTMTQYRQTTIATIPATVHQVPYCHEDTRPYYDMSPPACLMHRQVGEQWVSYLHSLSHYPGPWLYNPQISCPVDER from the coding sequence ATGTTTTTAGCGCAAATTTCCGACACCCACTTTCGCAGCCAGCATCAGAAGCTGTATGGGTTTATTGACGTCAATGCCGGTAACGCCGATGTGGTGTGCCAGCTCAACGCCCTGCGCGAGCGCCCGGACGCGGTGGTGATCAGCGGCGATATCGTCAACTGCGGCCAGCCTGCGGAGTACCGCGTGGCGCGCCAGGTGCTCGGCAGCCTCGACTATCCGCTGTTTGTCATTCCCGGCAATCACGACGACAAAGCGCACTTTCTTGAGTATATGCACCCGCTCTGCCCGCAGCTGGGCAGCGATGCGCACAATATGCGTTACGCGATTGATGAGTTCGCCACTCGCCTGCTGTTTATTGATACAAGCCTCGCCGGCGAGTCAAAAGGCTGGCTGACACCGGAGACGCTGAACTGGCTGGAGGCGCAGCTTACACAGAGTAGAGATCGGCCTACCGCGCTCTTTATGCATCACCCGCCGCTGCCGCTCGGCAATGCGCAGATGGATCGTATCGCCTGCGAAAATGGCCATCTGCTGTTAAATCTGATTGAGCGTTTCCCGGCGCTGACGCGCATCTTCTGTGGCCATAACCACAGCCTGACCATGACCCAGTATCGCCAGACGACGATTGCCACCATACCCGCCACCGTGCACCAGGTGCCGTACTGCCACGAAGATACCCGCCCCTATTACGATATGTCGCCGCCCGCCTGTCTGATGCACCGCCAGGTTGGCGAGCAGTGGGTTAGCTACCTGCATTCACTTTCTCACTACCCCGGCCCGTGGCTCTACAACCCGCAGATCAGCTGCCCGGTGGATGAGCGCTAA
- a CDS encoding carbohydrate ABC transporter permease, with amino-acid sequence MSVEISPALNSTAAVARPRWLRLRHSRSFTLALLMSCLALLWISPFIWMLSSAFSTTTFGEEMASILPRFPLTLDNFREAWNSADWLSLYGNTLIFAFGTFFVQLFTITTAGYVFACHEFRGKQTLFVLFLVQLMIMPVVMMIPNMLTLKTFGLLNTLTGVMMPYFTSAFGVFLMRQAFLAIPKEIEEAALMEGCRWWQVLFRVMLPMSWPSLLAFATVSITYHWNEYLWPLMMLNDPDKQVLTVGLVSFAMGAESGGQWGVISAGTLMVCLPLMIAFIAFQKQFLRSFGFSGIK; translated from the coding sequence ATGAGCGTTGAGATCTCGCCTGCCCTCAATTCGACGGCTGCGGTTGCCCGCCCGCGCTGGCTGCGTCTGCGCCACTCCCGCTCGTTTACCCTTGCGCTGCTGATGAGCTGCCTGGCGCTGCTGTGGATCAGCCCGTTTATCTGGATGCTGTCGTCCGCTTTCAGCACTACCACCTTCGGCGAAGAGATGGCCTCGATCCTGCCGCGCTTCCCGCTGACGCTGGATAACTTCCGTGAGGCGTGGAACAGCGCCGACTGGCTGAGCCTCTATGGCAATACGCTGATTTTCGCCTTCGGCACCTTCTTCGTACAGCTGTTTACCATCACGACCGCCGGGTATGTCTTCGCCTGCCATGAGTTTCGCGGCAAGCAGACGCTGTTCGTACTCTTTCTGGTGCAGTTGATGATCATGCCGGTGGTGATGATGATCCCCAACATGCTGACGCTGAAAACCTTCGGCCTGCTCAACACCTTAACCGGCGTGATGATGCCCTACTTTACCTCGGCGTTTGGCGTGTTCCTGATGCGCCAGGCCTTTCTCGCCATCCCGAAAGAGATTGAAGAGGCGGCGCTGATGGAGGGCTGCCGCTGGTGGCAGGTGCTGTTCCGCGTGATGCTGCCGATGTCCTGGCCGTCGCTGCTCGCCTTCGCCACCGTCAGCATTACCTATCACTGGAACGAGTATTTATGGCCGCTAATGATGCTCAACGATCCCGATAAGCAGGTGCTGACGGTCGGGCTGGTCTCCTTCGCCATGGGCGCGGAGTCCGGCGGGCAGTGGGGGGTAATCAGCGCCGGAACGCTGATGGTCTGCCTGCCGCTAATGATCGCCTTCATCGCGTTCCAGAAACAATTTCTTCGAAGCTTTGGCTTCTCCGGCATTAAATAA